From a region of the Coffea arabica cultivar ET-39 chromosome 3e, Coffea Arabica ET-39 HiFi, whole genome shotgun sequence genome:
- the LOC113737719 gene encoding uncharacterized protein: MGVCVTKMEAYDHLKVVGFIKGYNNWIAHGELSNYNEATSNSENTSTGVSNGTNDMQDLVHDVFGIPHGTNELNREGDIPVSEAEKFYKLIDDSQQDLYRGCKNFSKLSFIIRLLHLKCLGKMSNKIFNMLVELLREAFPEAMTNLPSSYYEAEKLMNTLGLGYEKIDACPNDCSLYWGSAEKRTSCETCNELRWVASENDPTGEKRKIPQKVLWHFPLKPRLQRLFMSSKIASQMRWHEEKRTKDGCMRHPADSPAWQTFDHLHPEFAKDCRNVRLGLASDGFNPFNNMSSIHSTWPVVLIPYNLPPWMCMKQPYFMLSLLIPGPSSPGNNIDVYLQPLVKELTELWDFGIQTYDASQKENFQLHAALLWTISDFPGYAMLSGWSTKGEYAYPVCHKFTHARRLTHSFKYCYMGHRRFLDSKHKFRKQAQFFDGTEEHGKRPPLQTGDMIVSELGDLQIKFGKLVKGNPKLPFNWKKRSIFFDLPYWKDNVLRHNLDFMHIEKNVCENIWGTLLDIEDKAKDHYNSRRDLREMGIRKELHPIETEPGKVYLPPSSFAMDKKQKTMFCNVLKKVKVPDGYAANVSRCVRVKPPRISGLKSHDNHILMQQLMPIALRKTLPKSVRYPLIRLSRYFRQLCSKVICPQDVVRLESEIAVILCDLEKCFPPTFFDVMVHLVVHLATEVKLGGPVYYRWMYPIERPEGSIAQGYLAEECINFCSLYLADYVETKFNRPSRNEEVHKEIEDGLDIFSESGHPLGRGKPTVFDAHILSKAHQYILFNCDAVTPYIEQHRILIEEGHPQIPQHLKERLHSENFACWFAENIDKLELPQNVSVLRELRFLAKGPDVVGIQHDRFVVNGFQFHTKEVEKKRKTQNSGVTVNATTSSFASIRDQNPVLSELVYFGVLKNMIELIYGGHRVVLFECDWISNGSRMKQDADGFTLVNFANVRPHVEPFILASQASQVFYVADPTDKDWQVVISTTARAGYNMGTIMDVETYLQSDVGNPVVENENEEISWVREDGLGIEVDLSQYNLI, translated from the exons ATGGGTGTTTGTGTGACAAAAATGGAAGCATATGATCATTTGAAAGTGGTAGGATTTATCAAGGGTTATAATAATTGGATAGCACATGGAGAACTTTCAAACTACAATGAAGCCACATCTAATTCTGAAAATACATCAACTGGGGTTTCAAATGGGACTAATGACATGCAAGACTTGGTCCATGATGTATTTGGGATACCACATGGAACAAATGAATTGAATAGAGAAGGGGACATTCCTGTTTCAGAGGctgaaaaattttacaaattgaTTGATGATTCTCAACAGGATTTGTACAGGGGTTGCAAAAATTTCTCGAAATTGTCTTTCATTATTCGTTTGCTTCACCTAAAATGCCTGGGTAAGATGAGTAACAAGATTTTTAATATGCTTGTTGAGCTGTTGAGAGAAGCATTTCCAGAGGCCATGACTAATTTGCCGTCTTCTTACTATGAGGCTGAGAAATTGATGAATACATTGGGGTTGGGTTATGAAAAGATCGATGCATGTCCTAATGATTGTTCTCTTTATTGGGGTAGTGCTGAGAAAAGGACTTCATGCGAAACATGTAACGAGCTTAGGTGGGTTGCTTCAGAAAATGATCCAActggggaaaaaaggaaaattcctcaaaaagtGTTGTGGCATTTTCCCTTAAAACCTAGATTACAAAGACTATTTATGTCTTCTAAAATTGCATCTCAAATGAGATGGCATGAGGAAAAACGTACAAAAGATGGTTGTATGAGACATCCAGCTGATTCTCCAGCTTGGCAAACTTTTGACCATCTACATCCAGAATTTGCTAAGGATTGTCGAAATGTTAGATTGGGGTTGGCATCTGACGGGTTTAATCCATTCAACAACATGAGTTCTATACACAGTACTTGGCCTGTAGTTTTAATACCATATAACTTACCTCCGTGGATGTGTATGAAGCAACCGTACTTCATGTTGTCCTTGTTAATACCCGGACCATCCTCTCCTGGGAATAATATTGATGTTTATCTACAGCCTCTAGTTAAAGAATTGACCGAATTGTGGGATTTTGGCATTCAAACTTATGATGCatcccaaaaagaaaattttcaattgcatgCAGCTCTGTTGTGGACCATTAGTGATTTCCCTGGATATGCAATGTTATCTGGCTGGAGCACTAAAGGTGAATATGCTTATCCTGTTTGTCACAAGTTCACTCATGCACGACGGTTGACTCATAGTTTCAAATATTGCTATATGGGTCATCGGAGATTCTTAGATAGTAAGCATAAATTTAGAAAGCAAGCCCAATTCTTTGATGGCACCGAAGAACATGGAAAGCGACCACCTTTGCAAACCGGGGATATGATTGTGAGTGAATTGGGAGACTTgcaaattaaatttggaaaacttGTGAAAGGTAATCCGAAGCTGCCTTTCAATTGGAAAAAGAGGAGTATTTTCTTTGACTTGCCATATTGGAAAGATAATGTCTTAAGACACAATCTTGACTTCATGCACATTGAGAAGAATGTTTGTGAAAATATTTGGGGGACATTGCTGGATATTGAGGATAAAGCAAAGGACCATTATAATTCCCGCCGTGATTTGAGAGAAATGGGAATAAGAAAAGAGCTGCATCCCATTGAGACAGAACCTGGAAAGGTGTACTTACCTCCATCTTCCTTTGCAATGGATAAAAAACAGAAAACTATGTTTTGCAATGTGCTAAAAAAAGTGAAAGTTCCAGATGGTTATGCAGCTAATGTCTCAAGATGCGTTCGAGTAAAACCACCAAGAATTTCAGGGCTTAAAAGTCATGATAATCATATCCTAATGCAGCAATTGATGCCTATAGCTTTGAGAAAGACTTTGCCAAAATCAGTGCGCTATCCTTTGATTCGATTGAGTAGATATTTCAGGCAGCTTTGTTCTAAAGTTATTTGTCCTCAAGATGTGGTTCGTTTGGAAAGTGAAATTGCCGTCATACTCTGCGATCTTGAGAAATGCTTCCCACCAACCTTCTTCGATGTCATGGTgcatttagttgttcatttgGCAACTGAAGTGAAATTAGGTGGCCCGGTGTATTATCGTTGGATGTATCCTATAGAGAG GCCTGAAGGTTCGATTGCTCAAGGCTACTTGGCAGAAGAATGCATTAACTTTTGCTCATTGTATCTTGCGGACTATGTTGAGACAAAATTCAATCGTCcaagcagaaatgaagaagtacataaggaaattgaagatggtttagaTATATTCTCTGAATCAGGACATCCTTTGGGGAGGGGCAAGCCAACAGTCTTTGATGCTCATATCTTGAGTAAAGCACATcagtatattttatttaattgtgatGCTGTCACACCTTACATAGA GCAGCATCGTATATTGATAGAAGAAGGACATCCTCAAATTCCACAGCATCTAAAAGAGCGCTTGCACAGCGAAAATTTTGCATGTTGGTTTGCTGAAAAT attGACAAGTTAGAACTTCCTCAAAATGTTTCGGTGTTGAGAGAGTTGAGGTTCCTTGCTAAAGGTCCAGATGTTGTTGGAATCCAACATGACAGGTTTGTTGTTAATGGATTTCAGTTTCACACCAAAGAagttgagaagaaaagaaaaacgcagAATAGTGGTGTTACAGTCAATGCAACAACATCCAGTTTTGCAAGTATAAGGGATCAAAATCCAGTTTTGAGTGAACTAGTTTACTTCGGCGTCTTGAAAAATATGATTGAATTAATTTACGGAGGTCATCGGGTGGTGTTATTCGAATGTGATTGGATATCAAATGGTTCGAGAATGAAACAAGATGCTGATGGGTttactttagtcaattttgcAAACGTGAGGCCTCATGTTGAGCCATTTATACTCGCTTCACAAGCATCACAGGTTTTTTATGTGGCAGATCCAACTGATAAGGATTGGCAAGTTGTTATCTCTACCACTGCAAGAGCTGGATATAACATGGGGACAATCATGGATGTTGAGACATATTTGCAAAGTGATGTTGGCAATCCTGTTGTTGAGAATGAAAATGAGGAAATTAGTTGGGTTCGTGAGGATGGACTCGGGATTGAAGTTGATTTATCCCAATATAATCTGATTTAG
- the LOC113736949 gene encoding putative late blight resistance protein homolog R1A-3 has translation MEKAVEVAVGFVLQNLVQLINENRALIGGNHEKISDLQDGLRLLKTFMADYTEKHYNSRTLMELADDIRRRVFEVEDLLETYIVEETLYKNKNTLRQVVSAKSHLENLRKIGETVEKLSAKVKQTYKENKDFGVPALEREEMARHNSIDEHNQIGDNEGADRIIGFMDATDEVLKLLGGQKLVLGKSEAEEQTPSEAEQHGESKQLEVVAIHGMLGLGKTTLAKKVLNDPRIEYHFFTRIFVPVSNVYNKQEVLFSILSAFTKNIKDQNLSMKELEDKVKETLKKKYLIVIDDVWATEAWDDLKKVFPDNKGSRVLITTRLEPVANSVTTKTEPYKLRFMNEDEAEELLRTKVFKDNKCPKELLSLEQKILAKCKGLPLAIVVTAGILRNHPRDPKWWDDVLHGVAELVGDGQKIIDDVIRRSYDNLNPILKSCFLYLGVFPEDLEIQASKLLQLWIAEGFIPKSEKASMEKISEACLRELVGRNLVMVEQRTLSGQIKTCRIHDTLRDFCKKIAKEECLFQETHVGTSSSSSARRVACKNSHLSQYVCKKQPAENARSFLSFGQDEIKLDPNLSPDDVFKRFKLMRVLDILSVKLPTVRLPRKLSDLVLLKFIAINCEVEILPKTMSRLLNLQTLIVHTGSPTLDIQADIWAMTKLRHLITNSSTSLPRCQEQSTTSENLQTLSIVSPESLTDEVLKRATNLKKLGISGNLGTLMKANGESNLFDHLCELNSLERLKLCGDDVNSKLLALPQPHKFPKRLTKLSLQNTSLGWDQMSILGKLRYLEVLKLKDNAFTGEDWQTEEGGFRSLKVLFIGATDLKCWEAQANDFPELRRLILRQCKQLLRIPPDFVDMKKLEAIHLEHTTGSAISSARRIRQLQTDMLQRQNLNDKKNTPIRISVYPPEY, from the exons ATGGAAAAGGCTGTAGAGGTTGCAGTAGGATTTGTGTTGCAAAATCTGGTGCAGTTGATCAATGAGAACCGTGCATTGATAGGTGGTAATCATGAAAAAATCAGCGATCTCCAGGACGGCCTCCGTCTCTTGAAGACGTTCATGGCTGACTACACTGAAAAGCACTACAATTCAAGGACCCTGATGGAGCTGGCGGACGATATCAGACGCCGGGTTTTCGAGGTTGAAGATCTCCTAGAAACATACATCGTGGAGGAGACACTCTACAAAAATAAGAATACACTCAGACAAGTAGTAAGCGCCAAAAGCCACCTAGAAAACCTTCGGAAAATAGGTGAGACGGTAGAAAAGTTGAGCGCAAAGGTGAAGCAGACATACAAAGAAAACAAGGATTTTGGGGTGCCTGCTTTGGAAAGGGAAGAGATGGCAAGACATAATTCAATTGATGAACACAATCAG ATTGGAGACAATGAAGGGGCTGACAGAATCATTGGGTTTATGGATGCAACTGATGAAGTGTTGAAACTGCTCGGCGGCCAAAAACTTGTTCTGGGCAAGTCCGAGGCAGAGGAGCAGACCCCGTCCGAGGCAGAGCAACATGGTGAATCTAAGCAGCTAGAAGTAGTAGCAATTCACGGAATGCTTGGACTAGGAAAGACGACACTTGCAAAAAAGGTCTTGAATGACCCAAGAATTGAGTATCATTTTTTCACTCGGATATTCGTCCCTGTTTCAAATGTATACAACAAGCAAGAAGTGCTTTTTAGTATACTAAGTGCCTTCACCAAGAACATTAAGGATCAAAACCTGTCGATGAAAGAATTAGAAGACAAGGTCAAAGAGACCTTGAAGAAAAAGTATTTGATTGTGATCGATGATGTTTGGGCCACCGAAGCATGGGACGATCTCAAGAAAGTTTTTCCAGACAACAAGGGCAGTAGGGTGCTGATAACTACCCGGCTCGAGCCTGTGGCCAACTCTGTTACAACAAAGACTGAACCCTATAAGTTGCGATTTATGAATGAAGATGAAGCTGAAGAATTGCTGAGGACTAAGGTTTTCAAGGACAACAAATGTCCAAAGGAACTGCTGTCCCTTGAACAGAAAATTCTGGCTAAATGTAAAGGGCTACCGCTAGCAATAGTGGTAACAGCAGGTATTCTTAGGAATCATCCAAGAGATCCAAAGTGGTGGGATGATGTGCTTCATGGTGTAGCTGAGTTAGTGGGTGATGGCCAAAAGATAATAGATGACGTGATAAGACGGAGTTATGATAACTTGAATCCAATACTCAAATCGTGTTTTCTCTACCTTGGTGTCTTCCCTGAAGACTTGGAGATCCAGGCCTCAAAATTGTTGCAACTGTGGATCGCTGAAGGGTTCATACCCAAATCTGAGAAAGCAAGCATGGAGAAGATATCTGAGGCATGTTTGAGGGAATTGGTTGGCAGGAATCTAGTGATGGTGGAACAGAGAACTTTAAGTGGTCAGATTAAGACTTGTCGCATTCATGACACGCTGCGTGACTTTTGCAAGAAGATAGCCAAAGAAGAATGTCTATTCCAAGAAACTCACGTGGGTACCAGTTCATCATCTTCTGCCCGTCGCGTTGCCTGCAAAAACTCTCACTTATCTCAATACGTTTGCAAAAAGCAGCCTGCTGAGAATGCACGCTCATTCTTGAGCTTTGGCCAGGATGAAATTAAGCTGGATCCAAATCTCAGCCCAGATGACGTATTTAAGCGCTTCAAACTAATGCGGGTGTTGGATATTTTATCTGTCAAGCTGCCTACTGTACGTCTTCCCAGAAAACTGTCTGACCTTGTTCTCTTAAAGTTCATTGCCATCAACTGCGAGGTCGAGATTCTTCCCAAGACCATGTCAAGGCTACTTAACTTGCAAACTCTTATAGTCCACACAGGGTCCCCAACCCTTGATATACAAGCAGACATTTGGGCAATGACAAAGCTAAGGCATCTGATTACTAATTCCTCCACATCCTTGCCTAGATGTCAGGAGCAATCCACAACCAGCGAAAACCTACAAACTCTATCTATAGTTTCACCTGAAAGCCTTACAGATGAAGTGCTTAAAAGAGCTACAAATCTCAAGAAGCTTGGTATATCTGGGAATTTAGGCACTCTTATGAAGGCCAACGGTGAGTCTAATTTGTTTGACCATCTCTGCGAACTAAACTCCCTCGAAAGGTTGAAGTTGTGTGGTGATGATGTGAATTCCAAGCTGCTTGCCCTTCCTCAACCACACAAATTCCCGAAAAGGCTAACAAAGCTGAGTTTGCAAAACACAAGCCTAGGTTGGGATCAAATGTCTATACTTGGAAAGCTTCGGTATCTGGAGGTTCTCAAGTTGAAGGACAATGCTTTTACGGGAGAGGATTGGCAGACAGAAGAAGGGGGGTTTCGCTCTCTAAAGGTTTTGTTCATTGGAGCTACTGATTTGAAGTGTTGGGAGGCTCAAGCCAATGATTTCCCAGAGCTAAGACGCCTTATCCTCAGGCAATGCAAACAACTTCTGCGAATCCCACCTGACTTTGTAGACATGAAGAAGCTCGAGGCTATTCACCTAGAACATACCACAGGTTCAGCAATTTCATCAGCTAGGAGAATTAGGCAATTACAGACAGATATGCTTCAACGTCAAAATTTAAATGATAAGAAAAATACCCCAATTAGGATCAGTGTCTATCCTCCAGAATACTGA